A single region of the Candidatus Acidiferrales bacterium genome encodes:
- the arsS gene encoding arsenosugar biosynthesis radical SAM (seleno)protein ArsS (Some members of this family are selenoproteins.) yields MSPSLIALGNPLASAAEQRCVLGSSNGIPPFGQSLRRAGLFPLAATGITALQINVGKLCNQTCRHCHVDAGPDRREIMTRETMELCLAALSRSQIPTVDITGGAPELNPHFRWLVEGVKKLGRHVIDRSNLTVLLLPSQGNLAEFLASHRVEIVASLPYYREAQTDAQRGEGVFEKSIEALQKLNRLGYGREGSGLTLNLVYNPVGAFLPPAQSGIERQFKRELEQRHGVVFDHLYAITNMPISRFLKFLLASGNYESYMEKLAHAFNPAAAAGVMCRAMLSVGWDGRLYDCDFNQMLELPVNSGLPAHIRDFDPSRLDRRAIETRNHCYGCTAGAGSSCGGATVAEASPGT; encoded by the coding sequence ATGTCTCCCAGTTTGATCGCGCTCGGCAATCCCCTGGCTTCAGCGGCGGAGCAACGGTGCGTGCTCGGTTCTTCCAATGGCATTCCTCCATTTGGCCAAAGCCTTCGCCGCGCCGGTCTCTTTCCGCTTGCCGCGACGGGCATCACCGCCCTTCAGATCAACGTGGGAAAACTTTGCAACCAGACCTGCCGCCACTGCCACGTGGATGCCGGACCGGATCGGCGGGAGATCATGACGCGCGAGACAATGGAACTCTGCCTGGCGGCCCTGAGCCGCTCCCAAATTCCCACCGTGGACATTACCGGCGGAGCGCCGGAGCTGAACCCTCATTTCCGGTGGCTCGTGGAAGGGGTCAAAAAGCTTGGCCGGCACGTGATTGACCGGTCGAACCTCACTGTCCTGCTGCTGCCGTCCCAAGGCAATCTGGCCGAATTTTTGGCCAGCCACCGCGTGGAAATCGTCGCCTCCTTGCCCTACTATCGGGAGGCCCAGACCGACGCCCAGCGGGGCGAAGGTGTGTTTGAAAAATCGATCGAAGCCCTTCAGAAGCTCAACCGGCTCGGCTACGGGCGAGAGGGATCCGGGCTGACTTTGAATCTCGTATATAACCCGGTCGGGGCGTTTCTGCCCCCGGCGCAATCCGGCATCGAGCGGCAATTCAAGCGAGAACTCGAGCAAAGGCATGGAGTTGTTTTTGACCATCTCTACGCCATCACCAACATGCCCATCAGCCGGTTCCTCAAATTCCTCCTGGCCAGCGGTAACTACGAATCGTACATGGAGAAGCTGGCGCACGCGTTCAATCCGGCGGCGGCAGCCGGGGTGATGTGCCGGGCGATGTTATCCGTCGGATGGGACGGTCGGCTCTATGATTGCGATTTCAATCAAATGCTCGAGCTACCCGTGAATTCCGGTCTTCCGGCGCACATCCGCGATTTCGATCCTTCGCGTCTTGACCGCCGCGCGATTGAAACGCGCAATCATTGTTACGGCTGCACGGCGGGAGCCGGCTCATCCTGCGGCGGGGCCACGGTCGCGGAGGCGTCGCCCGGCACATAG